A single Brassica rapa cultivar Chiifu-401-42 chromosome A04, CAAS_Brap_v3.01, whole genome shotgun sequence DNA region contains:
- the LOC103865534 gene encoding GLABROUS1 enhancer-binding protein-like 3 isoform X3: MVLGKRTREHSTDSNDKPISSSPLRKMQEDDVSGVESMLRRRKQPKTTPVSSSSNNKMNWTKDDELIILGSIVDYEKETKLSHRSDWDAFYGYVKDFIEAEFSKKQLTDKIRNLNKRFLGNKARCDDEEGPSFTDTEDDIIFKLSVIIWDSTNETVCDSDENVDQGKVDAPCVEHEKVSESNMDQAKDVPCVEHERVDVDENMEQEKDVPCVEHEPVDENMDPAKVDLPCVEDERVDKNVDQGKVLDLDKDAPAVEHEPTNENMDLDQEKDALTDKDNNEEDGVDEFCAMKDALADKEKSEEDSADEYCALKDALEETTFFQSIGKYQQKALLQNLKNLRGPRRKELADELKDLLDEEMKVRGKKLSLSAKLASAWEESC, encoded by the exons ATGGTTCTTGGAAAGCGAACTCGTGAACACTCCACTGACTCCAATGACAAACCCATCTCTTCGTCTCCCCTCAGGAAGATGCAAGAAGACGACGTCTCCGGCGTGGAGTCGATGCTCCGGAGGAGAAAACAACCCAAGACAACGCCAGTGTCTTCTTCCTCTAACAACAAGATGAATTGGACTAAAGACGACGAGCTCATCATCCTCGGG AGTATTGTAGATTACGAAAAGGAGACAAAGCTGAGTCATAGATCTGACTGGGATGCGTTCTACGGATACGTTAAGGATTTTATAGAAGCGGAGTTCTCTAAGAAGCAGCTTACTGATAAGATTAGGAACTTGAATAAGAGGTTTTTGGGTAATAAGGCGAGGTGTGACGATGAGGAAGGGCCTTCGTTTACTGATACTGAAGAcgatatcatcttcaagctGTCAGTGATCATTTGGGATTCAACGAATGAAACAGTGTGTGACTCTGATGAGAATGTGGACCAAGGGAAGGTG GATGCACCTTGTGTGGAGCATGAAAAAGTTAGTGAGAGTAATATGGACCAAGCTAAG GATGTGCCTTGCGTGGAGCATGAACGTGTTGAT GTTGATGAGAATATGGAACAAGAAAAG GATGTGCCTTGTGTAGAGCATGAGCCGGTTGATGAGAATATGGACCCAGCAAAGGTA GATCTACCTTGTGTGGAGGATGAACGGGTCGATAAGAATGTGGACCAAGGAAAG GTTCTTGATTTGGATAAGGATGCGCCTGCTGTGGAGCATGAACCAACTAATGAGAATATGGACCTTGACCAAGAAAAG GATGCACTAACTGATAAAGACAATAATGAGGAAGATGGTGTGGATGAGTTTTGTGCTATGAAGGATGCACTAGCTGATAAAGAGAAGAGTGAGGAAGATAGTGCGGATGAGTATTGTGCTCTGAAGGATGCACTTGAGGAGACGACATTCTTTCAAAGTATAGGTAAATATCAACAGAAGGCCCtgcttcaaaatttgaaaaacctTAGAGGTCCAAGAAGAAAAGAGTTAGCTGACGAGTTGAAGGATTTGCTTGACGAGGAGATGAAAGTGCGTGGCAAGAAACTGAGTTTATCCGCAAAGCTTGCAAGCGCATGGGAGGAGTCTTGTTGA
- the LOC103865534 gene encoding GLABROUS1 enhancer-binding protein-like 3 isoform X7 yields the protein MVLGKRTREHSTDSNDKPISSSPLRKMQEDDVSGVESMLRRRKQPKTTPVSSSSNNKMNWTKDDELIILGSIVDYEKETKLSHRSDWDAFYGYVKDFIEAEFSKKQLTDKIRNLNKRFLGNKARCDDEEGPSFTDTEDDIIFKLSVIIWDSTNETVCDSDENVDQGKVDAPCVEHEKVSESNMDQAKDLPCVEDERVDKNVDQGKVLDLDKDAPAVEHEPTNENMDLDQEKDALTDKDNNEEDGVDEFCAMKDALADKEKSEEDSADEYCALKDALEETTFFQSIGKYQQKALLQNLKNLRGPRRKELADELKDLLDEEMKVRGKKLSLSAKLASAWEESC from the exons ATGGTTCTTGGAAAGCGAACTCGTGAACACTCCACTGACTCCAATGACAAACCCATCTCTTCGTCTCCCCTCAGGAAGATGCAAGAAGACGACGTCTCCGGCGTGGAGTCGATGCTCCGGAGGAGAAAACAACCCAAGACAACGCCAGTGTCTTCTTCCTCTAACAACAAGATGAATTGGACTAAAGACGACGAGCTCATCATCCTCGGG AGTATTGTAGATTACGAAAAGGAGACAAAGCTGAGTCATAGATCTGACTGGGATGCGTTCTACGGATACGTTAAGGATTTTATAGAAGCGGAGTTCTCTAAGAAGCAGCTTACTGATAAGATTAGGAACTTGAATAAGAGGTTTTTGGGTAATAAGGCGAGGTGTGACGATGAGGAAGGGCCTTCGTTTACTGATACTGAAGAcgatatcatcttcaagctGTCAGTGATCATTTGGGATTCAACGAATGAAACAGTGTGTGACTCTGATGAGAATGTGGACCAAGGGAAGGTG GATGCACCTTGTGTGGAGCATGAAAAAGTTAGTGAGAGTAATATGGACCAAGCTAAG GATCTACCTTGTGTGGAGGATGAACGGGTCGATAAGAATGTGGACCAAGGAAAG GTTCTTGATTTGGATAAGGATGCGCCTGCTGTGGAGCATGAACCAACTAATGAGAATATGGACCTTGACCAAGAAAAG GATGCACTAACTGATAAAGACAATAATGAGGAAGATGGTGTGGATGAGTTTTGTGCTATGAAGGATGCACTAGCTGATAAAGAGAAGAGTGAGGAAGATAGTGCGGATGAGTATTGTGCTCTGAAGGATGCACTTGAGGAGACGACATTCTTTCAAAGTATAGGTAAATATCAACAGAAGGCCCtgcttcaaaatttgaaaaacctTAGAGGTCCAAGAAGAAAAGAGTTAGCTGACGAGTTGAAGGATTTGCTTGACGAGGAGATGAAAGTGCGTGGCAAGAAACTGAGTTTATCCGCAAAGCTTGCAAGCGCATGGGAGGAGTCTTGTTGA
- the LOC103865534 gene encoding GLABROUS1 enhancer-binding protein-like 3 isoform X4, producing MVLGKRTREHSTDSNDKPISSSPLRKMQEDDVSGVESMLRRRKQPKTTPVSSSSNNKMNWTKDDELIILGSIVDYEKETKLSHRSDWDAFYGYVKDFIEAEFSKKQLTDKIRNLNKRFLGNKARCDDEEGPSFTDTEDDIIFKLSVIIWDSTNETVCDSDENVDQGKVDAPCVEHEKVSESNMDQAKDVPCVEHERVDVDENMEQEKDVPCVEHEPVDENMDPAKDLPCVEDERVDKNVDQGKVLDLDKDAPAVEHEPTNENMDLDQEKDALTDKDNNEEDGVDEFCAMKDALADKEKSEEDSADEYCALKDALEETTFFQSIGKYQQKALLQNLKNLRGPRRKELADELKDLLDEEMKVRGKKLSLSAKLASAWEESC from the exons ATGGTTCTTGGAAAGCGAACTCGTGAACACTCCACTGACTCCAATGACAAACCCATCTCTTCGTCTCCCCTCAGGAAGATGCAAGAAGACGACGTCTCCGGCGTGGAGTCGATGCTCCGGAGGAGAAAACAACCCAAGACAACGCCAGTGTCTTCTTCCTCTAACAACAAGATGAATTGGACTAAAGACGACGAGCTCATCATCCTCGGG AGTATTGTAGATTACGAAAAGGAGACAAAGCTGAGTCATAGATCTGACTGGGATGCGTTCTACGGATACGTTAAGGATTTTATAGAAGCGGAGTTCTCTAAGAAGCAGCTTACTGATAAGATTAGGAACTTGAATAAGAGGTTTTTGGGTAATAAGGCGAGGTGTGACGATGAGGAAGGGCCTTCGTTTACTGATACTGAAGAcgatatcatcttcaagctGTCAGTGATCATTTGGGATTCAACGAATGAAACAGTGTGTGACTCTGATGAGAATGTGGACCAAGGGAAGGTG GATGCACCTTGTGTGGAGCATGAAAAAGTTAGTGAGAGTAATATGGACCAAGCTAAG GATGTGCCTTGCGTGGAGCATGAACGTGTTGAT GTTGATGAGAATATGGAACAAGAAAAG GATGTGCCTTGTGTAGAGCATGAGCCGGTTGATGAGAATATGGACCCAGCAAAG GATCTACCTTGTGTGGAGGATGAACGGGTCGATAAGAATGTGGACCAAGGAAAG GTTCTTGATTTGGATAAGGATGCGCCTGCTGTGGAGCATGAACCAACTAATGAGAATATGGACCTTGACCAAGAAAAG GATGCACTAACTGATAAAGACAATAATGAGGAAGATGGTGTGGATGAGTTTTGTGCTATGAAGGATGCACTAGCTGATAAAGAGAAGAGTGAGGAAGATAGTGCGGATGAGTATTGTGCTCTGAAGGATGCACTTGAGGAGACGACATTCTTTCAAAGTATAGGTAAATATCAACAGAAGGCCCtgcttcaaaatttgaaaaacctTAGAGGTCCAAGAAGAAAAGAGTTAGCTGACGAGTTGAAGGATTTGCTTGACGAGGAGATGAAAGTGCGTGGCAAGAAACTGAGTTTATCCGCAAAGCTTGCAAGCGCATGGGAGGAGTCTTGTTGA
- the LOC103865534 gene encoding GLABROUS1 enhancer-binding protein-like 3 isoform X2: MVLGKRTREHSTDSNDKPISSSPLRKMQEDDVSGVESMLRRRKQPKTTPVSSSSNNKMNWTKDDELIILGSIVDYEKETKLSHRSDWDAFYGYVKDFIEAEFSKKQLTDKIRNLNKRFLGNKARCDDEEGPSFTDTEDDIIFKLSVIIWDSTNETVCDSDENVDQGKVDAPCVEHEKVSESNMDQAKDVPCVEHERVDENIEQAKDAPLVEHERVDENMEQEKDVPCVEHEPVDENMDPAKDLPCVEDERVDKNVDQGKVLDLDKDAPAVEHEPTNENMDLDQEKDALTDKDNNEEDGVDEFCAMKDALADKEKSEEDSADEYCALKDALEETTFFQSIGKYQQKALLQNLKNLRGPRRKELADELKDLLDEEMKVRGKKLSLSAKLASAWEESC; encoded by the exons ATGGTTCTTGGAAAGCGAACTCGTGAACACTCCACTGACTCCAATGACAAACCCATCTCTTCGTCTCCCCTCAGGAAGATGCAAGAAGACGACGTCTCCGGCGTGGAGTCGATGCTCCGGAGGAGAAAACAACCCAAGACAACGCCAGTGTCTTCTTCCTCTAACAACAAGATGAATTGGACTAAAGACGACGAGCTCATCATCCTCGGG AGTATTGTAGATTACGAAAAGGAGACAAAGCTGAGTCATAGATCTGACTGGGATGCGTTCTACGGATACGTTAAGGATTTTATAGAAGCGGAGTTCTCTAAGAAGCAGCTTACTGATAAGATTAGGAACTTGAATAAGAGGTTTTTGGGTAATAAGGCGAGGTGTGACGATGAGGAAGGGCCTTCGTTTACTGATACTGAAGAcgatatcatcttcaagctGTCAGTGATCATTTGGGATTCAACGAATGAAACAGTGTGTGACTCTGATGAGAATGTGGACCAAGGGAAGGTG GATGCACCTTGTGTGGAGCATGAAAAAGTTAGTGAGAGTAATATGGACCAAGCTAAG GATGTGCCTTGCGTGGAGCATGAACGTGTTGATGAGAATATAGAGCAGGCAAAG GATGCGCCTTTGGTGGAGCATGAACGGGTTGATGAGAATATGGAACAAGAAAAG GATGTGCCTTGTGTAGAGCATGAGCCGGTTGATGAGAATATGGACCCAGCAAAG GATCTACCTTGTGTGGAGGATGAACGGGTCGATAAGAATGTGGACCAAGGAAAG GTTCTTGATTTGGATAAGGATGCGCCTGCTGTGGAGCATGAACCAACTAATGAGAATATGGACCTTGACCAAGAAAAG GATGCACTAACTGATAAAGACAATAATGAGGAAGATGGTGTGGATGAGTTTTGTGCTATGAAGGATGCACTAGCTGATAAAGAGAAGAGTGAGGAAGATAGTGCGGATGAGTATTGTGCTCTGAAGGATGCACTTGAGGAGACGACATTCTTTCAAAGTATAGGTAAATATCAACAGAAGGCCCtgcttcaaaatttgaaaaacctTAGAGGTCCAAGAAGAAAAGAGTTAGCTGACGAGTTGAAGGATTTGCTTGACGAGGAGATGAAAGTGCGTGGCAAGAAACTGAGTTTATCCGCAAAGCTTGCAAGCGCATGGGAGGAGTCTTGTTGA
- the LOC103865534 gene encoding GLABROUS1 enhancer-binding protein-like 3 isoform X5 yields MVLGKRTREHSTDSNDKPISSSPLRKMQEDDVSGVESMLRRRKQPKTTPVSSSSNNKMNWTKDDELIILGSIVDYEKETKLSHRSDWDAFYGYVKDFIEAEFSKKQLTDKIRNLNKRFLGNKARCDDEEGPSFTDTEDDIIFKLSVIIWDSTNETVCDSDENVDQGKVDAPCVEHEKVSESNMDQAKDVPCVEHEPVDENMDPAKVDLPCVEDERVDKNVDQGKVLDLDKDAPAVEHEPTNENMDLDQEKDALTDKDNNEEDGVDEFCAMKDALADKEKSEEDSADEYCALKDALEETTFFQSIGKYQQKALLQNLKNLRGPRRKELADELKDLLDEEMKVRGKKLSLSAKLASAWEESC; encoded by the exons ATGGTTCTTGGAAAGCGAACTCGTGAACACTCCACTGACTCCAATGACAAACCCATCTCTTCGTCTCCCCTCAGGAAGATGCAAGAAGACGACGTCTCCGGCGTGGAGTCGATGCTCCGGAGGAGAAAACAACCCAAGACAACGCCAGTGTCTTCTTCCTCTAACAACAAGATGAATTGGACTAAAGACGACGAGCTCATCATCCTCGGG AGTATTGTAGATTACGAAAAGGAGACAAAGCTGAGTCATAGATCTGACTGGGATGCGTTCTACGGATACGTTAAGGATTTTATAGAAGCGGAGTTCTCTAAGAAGCAGCTTACTGATAAGATTAGGAACTTGAATAAGAGGTTTTTGGGTAATAAGGCGAGGTGTGACGATGAGGAAGGGCCTTCGTTTACTGATACTGAAGAcgatatcatcttcaagctGTCAGTGATCATTTGGGATTCAACGAATGAAACAGTGTGTGACTCTGATGAGAATGTGGACCAAGGGAAGGTG GATGCACCTTGTGTGGAGCATGAAAAAGTTAGTGAGAGTAATATGGACCAAGCTAAG GATGTGCCTTGTGTAGAGCATGAGCCGGTTGATGAGAATATGGACCCAGCAAAGGTA GATCTACCTTGTGTGGAGGATGAACGGGTCGATAAGAATGTGGACCAAGGAAAG GTTCTTGATTTGGATAAGGATGCGCCTGCTGTGGAGCATGAACCAACTAATGAGAATATGGACCTTGACCAAGAAAAG GATGCACTAACTGATAAAGACAATAATGAGGAAGATGGTGTGGATGAGTTTTGTGCTATGAAGGATGCACTAGCTGATAAAGAGAAGAGTGAGGAAGATAGTGCGGATGAGTATTGTGCTCTGAAGGATGCACTTGAGGAGACGACATTCTTTCAAAGTATAGGTAAATATCAACAGAAGGCCCtgcttcaaaatttgaaaaacctTAGAGGTCCAAGAAGAAAAGAGTTAGCTGACGAGTTGAAGGATTTGCTTGACGAGGAGATGAAAGTGCGTGGCAAGAAACTGAGTTTATCCGCAAAGCTTGCAAGCGCATGGGAGGAGTCTTGTTGA
- the LOC103865534 gene encoding GLABROUS1 enhancer-binding protein-like 3 isoform X1 — protein MVLGKRTREHSTDSNDKPISSSPLRKMQEDDVSGVESMLRRRKQPKTTPVSSSSNNKMNWTKDDELIILGSIVDYEKETKLSHRSDWDAFYGYVKDFIEAEFSKKQLTDKIRNLNKRFLGNKARCDDEEGPSFTDTEDDIIFKLSVIIWDSTNETVCDSDENVDQGKVDAPCVEHEKVSESNMDQAKDVPCVEHERVDENIEQAKDAPLVEHERVDENMEQEKDVPCVEHEPVDENMDPAKVDLPCVEDERVDKNVDQGKVLDLDKDAPAVEHEPTNENMDLDQEKDALTDKDNNEEDGVDEFCAMKDALADKEKSEEDSADEYCALKDALEETTFFQSIGKYQQKALLQNLKNLRGPRRKELADELKDLLDEEMKVRGKKLSLSAKLASAWEESC, from the exons ATGGTTCTTGGAAAGCGAACTCGTGAACACTCCACTGACTCCAATGACAAACCCATCTCTTCGTCTCCCCTCAGGAAGATGCAAGAAGACGACGTCTCCGGCGTGGAGTCGATGCTCCGGAGGAGAAAACAACCCAAGACAACGCCAGTGTCTTCTTCCTCTAACAACAAGATGAATTGGACTAAAGACGACGAGCTCATCATCCTCGGG AGTATTGTAGATTACGAAAAGGAGACAAAGCTGAGTCATAGATCTGACTGGGATGCGTTCTACGGATACGTTAAGGATTTTATAGAAGCGGAGTTCTCTAAGAAGCAGCTTACTGATAAGATTAGGAACTTGAATAAGAGGTTTTTGGGTAATAAGGCGAGGTGTGACGATGAGGAAGGGCCTTCGTTTACTGATACTGAAGAcgatatcatcttcaagctGTCAGTGATCATTTGGGATTCAACGAATGAAACAGTGTGTGACTCTGATGAGAATGTGGACCAAGGGAAGGTG GATGCACCTTGTGTGGAGCATGAAAAAGTTAGTGAGAGTAATATGGACCAAGCTAAG GATGTGCCTTGCGTGGAGCATGAACGTGTTGATGAGAATATAGAGCAGGCAAAG GATGCGCCTTTGGTGGAGCATGAACGGGTTGATGAGAATATGGAACAAGAAAAG GATGTGCCTTGTGTAGAGCATGAGCCGGTTGATGAGAATATGGACCCAGCAAAGGTA GATCTACCTTGTGTGGAGGATGAACGGGTCGATAAGAATGTGGACCAAGGAAAG GTTCTTGATTTGGATAAGGATGCGCCTGCTGTGGAGCATGAACCAACTAATGAGAATATGGACCTTGACCAAGAAAAG GATGCACTAACTGATAAAGACAATAATGAGGAAGATGGTGTGGATGAGTTTTGTGCTATGAAGGATGCACTAGCTGATAAAGAGAAGAGTGAGGAAGATAGTGCGGATGAGTATTGTGCTCTGAAGGATGCACTTGAGGAGACGACATTCTTTCAAAGTATAGGTAAATATCAACAGAAGGCCCtgcttcaaaatttgaaaaacctTAGAGGTCCAAGAAGAAAAGAGTTAGCTGACGAGTTGAAGGATTTGCTTGACGAGGAGATGAAAGTGCGTGGCAAGAAACTGAGTTTATCCGCAAAGCTTGCAAGCGCATGGGAGGAGTCTTGTTGA
- the LOC103865534 gene encoding GLABROUS1 enhancer-binding protein-like 3 isoform X6 produces MVLGKRTREHSTDSNDKPISSSPLRKMQEDDVSGVESMLRRRKQPKTTPVSSSSNNKMNWTKDDELIILGSIVDYEKETKLSHRSDWDAFYGYVKDFIEAEFSKKQLTDKIRNLNKRFLGNKARCDDEEGPSFTDTEDDIIFKLSVIIWDSTNETVCDSDENVDQGKVDAPCVEHEKVSESNMDQAKDVPCVEHEPVDENMDPAKDLPCVEDERVDKNVDQGKVLDLDKDAPAVEHEPTNENMDLDQEKDALTDKDNNEEDGVDEFCAMKDALADKEKSEEDSADEYCALKDALEETTFFQSIGKYQQKALLQNLKNLRGPRRKELADELKDLLDEEMKVRGKKLSLSAKLASAWEESC; encoded by the exons ATGGTTCTTGGAAAGCGAACTCGTGAACACTCCACTGACTCCAATGACAAACCCATCTCTTCGTCTCCCCTCAGGAAGATGCAAGAAGACGACGTCTCCGGCGTGGAGTCGATGCTCCGGAGGAGAAAACAACCCAAGACAACGCCAGTGTCTTCTTCCTCTAACAACAAGATGAATTGGACTAAAGACGACGAGCTCATCATCCTCGGG AGTATTGTAGATTACGAAAAGGAGACAAAGCTGAGTCATAGATCTGACTGGGATGCGTTCTACGGATACGTTAAGGATTTTATAGAAGCGGAGTTCTCTAAGAAGCAGCTTACTGATAAGATTAGGAACTTGAATAAGAGGTTTTTGGGTAATAAGGCGAGGTGTGACGATGAGGAAGGGCCTTCGTTTACTGATACTGAAGAcgatatcatcttcaagctGTCAGTGATCATTTGGGATTCAACGAATGAAACAGTGTGTGACTCTGATGAGAATGTGGACCAAGGGAAGGTG GATGCACCTTGTGTGGAGCATGAAAAAGTTAGTGAGAGTAATATGGACCAAGCTAAG GATGTGCCTTGTGTAGAGCATGAGCCGGTTGATGAGAATATGGACCCAGCAAAG GATCTACCTTGTGTGGAGGATGAACGGGTCGATAAGAATGTGGACCAAGGAAAG GTTCTTGATTTGGATAAGGATGCGCCTGCTGTGGAGCATGAACCAACTAATGAGAATATGGACCTTGACCAAGAAAAG GATGCACTAACTGATAAAGACAATAATGAGGAAGATGGTGTGGATGAGTTTTGTGCTATGAAGGATGCACTAGCTGATAAAGAGAAGAGTGAGGAAGATAGTGCGGATGAGTATTGTGCTCTGAAGGATGCACTTGAGGAGACGACATTCTTTCAAAGTATAGGTAAATATCAACAGAAGGCCCtgcttcaaaatttgaaaaacctTAGAGGTCCAAGAAGAAAAGAGTTAGCTGACGAGTTGAAGGATTTGCTTGACGAGGAGATGAAAGTGCGTGGCAAGAAACTGAGTTTATCCGCAAAGCTTGCAAGCGCATGGGAGGAGTCTTGTTGA